One window of the Populus nigra chromosome 4, ddPopNigr1.1, whole genome shotgun sequence genome contains the following:
- the LOC133691244 gene encoding 1-aminocyclopropane-1-carboxylate oxidase 5-like — translation MAIPVIDFSKVNGTGEERAKTMAQIANGCEEWGFFQLTNHGIPEELLEKVKKVCSEYFKLEREEIFKNSTVANTLNALAEKNSGEKLENVDWEDVITLLDDNEWPSKTSGFKETMTEYRAELKKLAEKVMEVMDENLSLPKGYIKKAFNDGEGHSAFFGTKVSHYPPCPRPELVNGLRAHTDAGGVILLFQDDVVGGLQILKDGQWIDVQPMKNTIVINTGDQIEVLSNGRYKSTWHRVLATPDGNRRSIASFYNPSLKATIAPAPGLVEKDDEEINQTYPKFLFGDYMSVYAKQKFLPKEPRFQAVRAL, via the exons ATGGCAATTCCAGTGATTGATTTCTCTAAGGTAAATGGCACCGGTGAAGAGAGGGCCAAGACAATGGCTCAGATTGCCAATGGATGCGAGGAGTGGGGATTCTTCCAG CTGACGAACCATGGAATTCCAGAGGAGCTCCTAGAGAAAGTGAAGAAGGTTTGCTCTGAATATTTTAAACTGGAAAGAGAGGAAATTTTCAAGAACTCAACGGTAGCAAATACTTTGAATGCTTTAGCTGAGAAGAATAGCGGTGAGAAATTGGAGAATGTGGACTGGGAAGATGTCATCACTCTCCTTGATGATAACGAGTGGCCATCAAAAACCTCTGGATTCAA GGAAACCATGACTGAATATCGTGCTGAGCTGAAGAAATTGGCTGAGAAGGTCATGGAAGTGATGGATGAGAACTTGAGCTTGCCAAAAGGATACATCAAGAAAGCATTCAATGATGGAGAAGGACACAGTGCCTTCTTTGGTACCAAGGTTAGCCACTACCCACCATGTCCTCGTCCTGAACTAGTCAATGGCCTCCGAGCCCACACCGATGCTGGGGGTGTCATCTTACTCTTCCAAGATGATGTGGTAGGCGGCCTTCAAATCCTCAAAGATGGGCAATGGATTGATGTCCAGCCAATGAAGAACACTATTGTCATCAATACTGGCGATCAGATTGAGGTCCTTAGCAATGGTCGATACAAGAGTACCTGGCACCGTGTTTTGGCCACCCCAGACGGGAACAGAAGGTCGATTGCTTCGTTCTACAATCCATCACTTAAGGCCACCATTGCCCCTGCACCAGGATTGGTGGAAAAAGATGACGAAGAGATCAATCAAACTTACCCCAAGTTTTTGTTCGGTGATTACATGTCTGTTTATGCTAAGCAGAAGTTCCTTCCTAAAGAGCCAAGGTTCCAAGCTGTAAGGGCCTTGTAA